Genomic window (Ureibacillus composti):
TCTTGATACTATCAATCAAAATGGTATAGCCCATCCACAAATTTGTCATGTCCCATCGGTTGACCCTATTCAAACTTGTGATACTTGTATCGTTGAAGTAGATGGACAGCTAGTTCGATCTTGTTCAACAAAGGCATTAGATGGTATGAATATTCAACTTAATTCTGATAAAGCGAAAGCAGCACAAACAGAAGCAATTGACCGTTTACTAGAAAACCACTTATTATACTGTACGGTTTGTGACAATAACAACGGTAACTGTACACTACATAATACAGCGGAAATGATGGAAATCGAACATCAAAAATATCCTTATCAACCCAAAGTTGAACCACATGAAGTGGACATGTCTCACCCATTTTACCGTTACGATCCTAACCAATGTATTGCTTGTGGACAATGTGTAGAAGTGTGTCAAAACTTACAGGTTAATGAAACATTATCCTTAGATTGGGAAGCGGAAAGACCACGCATTATTTGGGATGAGGGTGTTGCGATTAATGATTCTTCATGCGTCGGTTGCGGACAATGTGTTACCGTTTGTCCTTGTAACGCTTTAATGGAAAAATCAATGCTTGGAGAAGCTGGTTTTATGACTGGCCTTAAACAAGAAACATTGGATCCAATGATTAGTTTAATAAAAGAGGTTGAACCAGGATATAGCGGTATCTTCGCAGTTTCCGAAGTTGAAGCTGCCATGCGAAGCAAACGTACGAAAAAGACAAAAACCGTTTGTACTTTCTGTGGTGTAGGCTGCTCATTTGAAGTTTGGACAAAAGACCGCAAGATTTTAAAAGTACAGCCTTCTGAAGGTCCTGTGAATGCAGTTTCTACTTGTATTAAAGGGAAATTTGGCTGGGACTTCGTTAACTCCGAAGAACGAATTACAAAACCTTTAATTCGTAAAAACGAAGAATTTGTTGAAGCAACATGGGATGAAGCCTTAGATTTAATCTCTACAAAACTTGGTGGTATTCAAAAAGAATTTGGCCCTGGTTCTGTTGGTTTTATCTCTTCTTCTAAAATTACGAATGAAGAAAACTACTTAATTCAAAAAATGGCACGTCAATTGTTTGGAACGAACGATGTCGATAACTGTTCACGTTATTGTCAATCTCCAGCTACAGATGGTTTACTGCGCACAGTTGGTTTTGGTGGTGATGCAGGAACAATTAAGGATATAGCGAAAGCTGGTCTTGTTATCATTGTTGGGGCAAACCCAACAGAAGGTCACCCTGTATTAGCGACTCGTGTAAAACGTGCCCATAAGTTACATGGTCAAAAATTAATTGTTGCCGATGTTCGTAAGCACGAAATGGCTGAACGCTCTGACATCTTTATGCGTCCAAAACAAGGTACTGACCAAGTTTGGTTAATGGCCGTAACAAAATATATGATTGATCAAGGTTGGCATGATGAAGCCTTTATTAATGAAAATGTAAAATTCTTTGATGATTTCAAAGATGTTCTTGATAAATACACACTTGAATACGCAGAAAAAGAAACAGGCATTAAGAAAGATGTATTAATCAATGTTGCGGAAATGATTCGTGATGCAGACGGTACTTGTGTACTTTGGGGTATGGGTGTTACACAAAATACAGGCGGTTCTTATACTTCAGCAGCGATTTCAAATCTTCTTTTAGCTACTGGTAACTATCGCCGTCCAGGTGCAGGAGCTTACCCTCTTCGCGGACATAATAACGTTCAAGGTGCTTGTGATATGGGTACATTACCAAATCTATTACCAGGCTATCAAAAAGTTACAGATGACGAAGCACGTGCTAAGTTTGAAAAAGCATATGGTGTTGAAATTCAACCGAAACCAGGTCTTACGAACCCACAAATGTTAGATGCAATTATGGAAGGTAAAATGAAAGCGATGTATTTAGTTGGTGAAGATATGGCGTTAGTTGATGCTGATGCTAATCATGTAGATAAAGTTCTTTCATCATTAGACTTCTTCGTTGTTCAAGATGTATTCCTATCACGTACAGCACAATATGCTGATGTTATTTTACCAGCAGCACCGTCTCTTGAAAAAGAAGGTACATTTACGAACACTGAACGTCGTGTTCAACGCTTATATCAAGTTTTACCAACACTTGGTGAATCAAAAGCAGATTGGGAAATCCTTCAATTGGTTGCACGTCGTTTAGGAGCAGATTGGAACTACAGTCACCCTAGTGAAATCTATGATGAAATGGCTAGTCTTTCTCCTATTTTCTCTGGAAATAACTACGATGTATTAGAAGATTGGGGCAGTTTCCTTTGGGGTAGCCATGATGGTACAAATACACCTTTACTATACGTAGATGGCTTTAACTTCCCTGACAAAAAAGCTCGTTTTGCTTTAAACGATTGGGTAAAACCTGTTGAATATGAAGCACAGTATGATTGTCATATTAACAATGGACGTATGTTAGAACACTTCCACGAAGGAAACTTGACTAATAAATCAAAAGGTATTCAATCAAAAGTACCTGAAATTTTCGTAGAAGTATCACCTGAATTAGCGAAAGAACGAGGCATTGAAGATGGAACTCTATTACGTTTAGTTTCTCCAAATGGCGCCCTAAAATTAAACGCCCTTGTAACAGATCGTGTGCAAGGTAACGAGCTATTCTTACCAATGAACTCTACTAGCAAAGATTCAGCAATCAATTTCTTAACAGGTTCAGCTTCTGATGTGAATACATTAACACCTGCCTATAAACAAACAAAAGTTAGAGTGGAAGTACTAAAAGCAAAAGGTAAATCACCACTTCCTAGAACAAATCCAAGAAATAAAAAACGTAATCCACAAAATGGTGTCGAAGTAGAACGTAAATGGAATCGTCCTGGCTACGTTCACTTAACAACTAATTAATGGAAGGAAGTGAAAGGTATGGCTACACCAATTCAAACCATTAAAAAAGAACAATTAACAGAAGAACAAATTAAAGAACAAAAGTTAGAGAATTTAAAACAACTTCTTTCCGAGAATGAAGAAACAGTAAATGAACTCTTCACGATCATGAAAGATTTAAATGATATAGGTGCACTTCAAGCAGTGACAAAACTACTTGAAGCAAAAGAAGACGTTGTTCATATCCTACTTGGTCAGGTAACTCGGAAACCTGTTACGAATATGATCAACAACTTAATGGGTGCTGCTGGTGCTTTATCGGCAATGGACCCA
Coding sequences:
- the fdhF gene encoding formate dehydrogenase subunit alpha; the protein is MTKININGLSYEVAEGATILDTINQNGIAHPQICHVPSVDPIQTCDTCIVEVDGQLVRSCSTKALDGMNIQLNSDKAKAAQTEAIDRLLENHLLYCTVCDNNNGNCTLHNTAEMMEIEHQKYPYQPKVEPHEVDMSHPFYRYDPNQCIACGQCVEVCQNLQVNETLSLDWEAERPRIIWDEGVAINDSSCVGCGQCVTVCPCNALMEKSMLGEAGFMTGLKQETLDPMISLIKEVEPGYSGIFAVSEVEAAMRSKRTKKTKTVCTFCGVGCSFEVWTKDRKILKVQPSEGPVNAVSTCIKGKFGWDFVNSEERITKPLIRKNEEFVEATWDEALDLISTKLGGIQKEFGPGSVGFISSSKITNEENYLIQKMARQLFGTNDVDNCSRYCQSPATDGLLRTVGFGGDAGTIKDIAKAGLVIIVGANPTEGHPVLATRVKRAHKLHGQKLIVADVRKHEMAERSDIFMRPKQGTDQVWLMAVTKYMIDQGWHDEAFINENVKFFDDFKDVLDKYTLEYAEKETGIKKDVLINVAEMIRDADGTCVLWGMGVTQNTGGSYTSAAISNLLLATGNYRRPGAGAYPLRGHNNVQGACDMGTLPNLLPGYQKVTDDEARAKFEKAYGVEIQPKPGLTNPQMLDAIMEGKMKAMYLVGEDMALVDADANHVDKVLSSLDFFVVQDVFLSRTAQYADVILPAAPSLEKEGTFTNTERRVQRLYQVLPTLGESKADWEILQLVARRLGADWNYSHPSEIYDEMASLSPIFSGNNYDVLEDWGSFLWGSHDGTNTPLLYVDGFNFPDKKARFALNDWVKPVEYEAQYDCHINNGRMLEHFHEGNLTNKSKGIQSKVPEIFVEVSPELAKERGIEDGTLLRLVSPNGALKLNALVTDRVQGNELFLPMNSTSKDSAINFLTGSASDVNTLTPAYKQTKVRVEVLKAKGKSPLPRTNPRNKKRNPQNGVEVERKWNRPGYVHLTTN
- a CDS encoding DUF1641 domain-containing protein, with the protein product MATPIQTIKKEQLTEEQIKEQKLENLKQLLSENEETVNELFTIMKDLNDIGALQAVTKLLEAKEDVVHILLGQVTRKPVTNMINNLMGAAGALSAMDPEKTTKLIESLTTGLDAANKAVDTDEKISVFKLVKMLNDPDINRAMNFGIHLLQGIGKGLK